One Natator depressus isolate rNatDep1 chromosome 5, rNatDep2.hap1, whole genome shotgun sequence DNA segment encodes these proteins:
- the TMEM252 gene encoding transmembrane protein 252, with amino-acid sequence MLCLTMKMPKKFFCLFRFFVLLTGFSIICMGAFCISTGSLLCRCGNNLLVAYSLLPLGFLLLATGIFWSMCHEVRKKTNLFYIFQRNPSHREMHINTIDRPDFYPPCYEDSIDPGKQTFPIPLSLSAREEELYNIPPPLYTESSMEFIDETSLQEEQPPSYEMSVQQQPTAEHDSSTEGVSGACHAPGPGVSC; translated from the exons ATGCTGTGTTTAACCATGAAGATGCCAAAAAAGTTTTTCTGTCTCTTTCGTTTCTTTGTGCTCTTAACTGGCTTCTCTATTATTTGCATGGGAGCCTTTTGCATTTCCACAGGCTCCCTTTTGTGCAGATGTGGGAATAATCTGCTCGTTGCTTATTCTCTGCTACCTTTGGGGTTCTTGCTCCTTGCGACTGGGATCTTCTGGAGCATGTGCCATGAAGtcagaaaaaaaaccaacctgttCTATATTTTCCAGAGAAATCCCAGCCATAGAGAAATGCACATCAACACCATAGACAG GCCTGATTTCTACCCTCCGTGCTATGAAGATAGCATTGATCCGGGAAAGCAGACTTTCCCAATACCACTCTCCCTTTCAGCAAGAGAGGAAGAGCTCTACAACATCCCTCCGCCGCTGTACACTGAAAGCAGCATGGAATTCATAGATGAAACTAGCCTTCAGGAGGAACAACCACCATCGTACGAAAtgtctgtgcagcagcagccaacagCTGAGCATGACTCGAGTACAGAAGGAGTCTCAGGTGCTTGTCATGCACCCGGGCCAGGAGTCAGTTGCTAA